A single Oryza brachyantha chromosome 8, ObraRS2, whole genome shotgun sequence DNA region contains:
- the LOC102707145 gene encoding probable protein S-acyltransferase 7 gives MEGRMQGKAPLSDSNRRIMDADAPPRRVYQTWKGSNVFFFGGRLIFGPDVRSLILTVCLIVIPVILFSAVVCEQLAHEYHNQIGGWVASAAIIFTAYIVVLLLVTSGRDPGIVPRNAHPPEPEDVGESSNLSEWPGGQHGSAGLPLTKDVLVNGVLVKVKYCHTCMLYRPPRCSHCSICNNCVERFDHHCPWVGQCIGKRNYRFFFMFVSSTTVLCIYVFAFCWVDLRKIMDTHGCKFGRAIMRSPIAGILVLYTFIAMWFVGGLTSFHLYLICTNQTTYENFRYRYDRKTNPHNRGLLQNFIEILCSRIPRSKNNFRAKAKEDSAAFTSSLGMGRALSPPKRSVDLEMGMKRQTVAMEELEDLHSQIGSAMGLERCGTEPPHIVGRKGCSEITSDIEAFAEEFGMEQRFTERKKIERHDNP, from the exons GTATTTTTCTTTGGAGGGAGACTTATTTTTGGGCCTGATGTGCGGTCGCTCATACTCACTGTGTGCTTAATTGTGATCCCAGTGATCCTTTTTTCTGCTGTTGTTTGTGAGCAGCTCGCGCATGAGTACCACAACCAAATTGGAGGTTGGGTTGCATCTGCAGCTATCATCTTTACAGCATAT ATTGTTGTCCTCCTGCTTGTTACATCTGGTCGAGATCCTGGAATTGTTCCTCGAAATGCTCATCCACCAGAACCTGAAGATGTTGGCGAATCCTCTAACTTATCAGAGTGGCCAGGTGGTCAACATGGTTCGGCAGGTTTACCTCTAACCAAAGATGTTCTTGTCAATGGTGTTTTAGTCAAGGTCAAATATTGCCATACATGTATGTTGTATCGCCCCCCAAGATGCTCCCATTGCTCAATCTGCAACAACTGTGTTGAACGTTTTGATCACCATTGTCCTTGGGTAGGCCAATGCATTGGAAAG AGAAACTACCGTTTCTTCTTTATGTTTGTGTCTTCAACAACTGTCCTATGCATATATGTGTTTGCGTTCTGCTGGGTTGACCTCAGGAAAATAATGGACACACATGGCTGCAAATTTGGGAGAGCTATTATGAGATCTCCTATCGCTGGCATTCTCGTCTTATACACATTCATCGCTATGTGGTTCGTTGGAGGGTTAACCTCATTCCACCTCTATTTGATTTGTACCAATCAG ACAACTTATGAGAACTTCCGATATCGCTACGATAGGAAAACGAATCCTCACAACCGTGGATTGCTCCAGAATTTCATTGAGATCCTGTGTTCAAGAATCCCCAGATCCAAAAACAACTTCAGGGCTAAAGCAAAGGAAGATTCTGCAGCCTTCACCTCATCACTTGGTATGGGGCGGGCTCTAAGTCCGCCAAAGAGGAGTGTGGACCTTGAGATGGGAATGAAAAGGCAAACTGTAGCTATGGAGGAACTAGAAGACTTACACAGCCAAATTGGCAGTGCTATGGGCCTGGAGCGATGCGGCACTGAACCCCCACATATTGTTGGTCGAAAGGGCTGCTCTGAAATCACAAGTGACATAGAGGCATTTGCCGAAGAGTTTGGCATGGAACAAAGGTTCACTGAGAGGAAAAAGATTGAGAGACATGATAATCCATAG